A genomic stretch from Mycobacterium paraterrae includes:
- a CDS encoding nitroreductase family deazaflavin-dependent oxidoreductase, translating to MRRFAGTGLGAALFKPTAHHFDRLIAKLTRGRYSFVGVAAGLPVAMLTTTGAKSGQLRTVPVIAIPFGDSVGLIASNFGGRKHPGWYHNLSMNPQATLAIHGASWKVIARRATPDERIELWDRGVTLYPAYDAYEGRAKDRQIEAFILTRT from the coding sequence ATGCGCCGGTTCGCCGGAACCGGCCTCGGCGCGGCATTATTCAAGCCCACGGCGCATCACTTCGACCGACTGATCGCGAAGCTGACCAGAGGCCGATACAGCTTCGTCGGTGTCGCCGCCGGTCTTCCCGTCGCCATGCTCACCACAACCGGCGCGAAATCCGGTCAGCTCCGCACTGTGCCGGTCATCGCCATTCCCTTCGGCGACAGTGTTGGGCTCATCGCCTCGAACTTCGGCGGTCGCAAGCATCCCGGCTGGTATCACAACCTGAGCATGAACCCACAAGCAACGTTGGCCATCCACGGAGCCAGCTGGAAGGTGATAGCCCGGCGCGCCACACCCGATGAGCGCATTGAGCTGTGGGACAGAGGCGTAACGCTGTATCCCGCATATGACGCCTACGAGGGCCGCGCCAAGGATCGCCAGATCGAGGCATTCATCCTCACCCGGACATAA